The following is a genomic window from Plasmodium reichenowi strain SY57 chromosome Unknown, whole genome shotgun sequence.
TGAATTACCACACTTGAAAAATCTTATAATTTTAGATACATTAtctaaaaataatgaaataaatttaaacGAGGAAgacaaaaataatgaaaaaaagaataaatcCTCAGGAAACAGCACTAGTGTAAAAGGAAATGATTTATCGAACATGATTGAAGTTACGTGTTCAGGTCCTTTGGAATATGATAAGGAAAAACTAAAAAAGTATAAtgaattaa
Proteins encoded in this region:
- a CDS encoding acyl-CoA synthetase, whose protein sequence is ELPHLKNLIILDTLSKNNEINLNEEDKNNEKKNKSSGNSTSVKGNDLSNMIEVTCSGPLEYDKEKLKKYNELKEKCEKCGKKLMLFDDMTKTQTKDFTI